The sequence below is a genomic window from Agrobacterium tumefaciens.
CACATGAATACCCAGGCAGCAACCGGCATCGGCCCTGACCCACATCTTCTTTTGCGGCGCACCGCGCGCGCCCTCTTGTTGGATGGTTTCCACAACCACTGAACGGTCTATCAGGTCCTTGCAGATATTGGACATGGTCTGCGGCTTCAAGCCTGTCACATAGACAAGGTCACGCCGGCTTATGCCATTGCCGGATCGGATCAGATCGAAAACGAGGCGACGGTTGTAGCGGCCGGAATATGTGTGATTGCTGCCCATCAAGCTCATCGGGGCCGATTCCTATTTAATAAATTAAATGGAATTTATCAGCCCAGCCTGTGGGCGTCAAGCAGGTCGCAATGCAGATAATCTTAGTCTTCAGTCATAATACTGTAACGCAAGGACCGTAATTCCGCAGAAAAGGCGGCTTGATTTTTAATCTGGTAAATGGATTAATAGGGTCGCCTTCTTCTCAGTGACTTTAAAAAGGGAACATAGTCATGCTGAAATGGACCTTGCGGCGTATCATAGCGGGCGCGTTGGCGTCGGCGTCGATCATCAGTGTTGCGAATGCCGGAGAACTGGTGGTCTACACCGCTCATGGGGAGGCGACATCTGCTCCCATCCTCGACGCTTTTGCCAAGGAAAATCCGGATGTGAAGGTGACCGTCGTGCGCGGCGGTACTGGCGAGCTCATCGAGCGCCTGCGTGCAGAAGGTGGCAATTCCTCGGCAGACGTCATGTGGGGCGGACCGACGCAGACCTTCGAAGAAAATGCAGCCCTCTTCCAATCGTTCGAAAGCAAGTCCGACGCCGACATGGTGACTAACGATCCCAATCGCATCTGGCATCCGTTCACGGTGCTGCTGCAGCCGCTGGTCGTCAGCACCAAACGCGTCGAGGCCGGCTCCATACCAAGGACGCAGAAAGATCTCGTCTCACAGGACTTCGCAAAGAACGGTGGCCTGATTATTCCAGACCCTGCAAAATCCGGCACCGGCTACGTCATTCTTTCCGCTCTTGCTGGCAATTTCGGTTGGAAGTTCGTCGGTCAAATGGCCAAGGGTGCGCGCATTGCTCCCGGTTCCGATGACGCCTTCAACGCCGTACGCGACGGTGAAGCAGCAGTTGGCTGGATTAACGAGGATCTGGGTGCCAAGTGGAAGGCTCAAGGTCTGCCGATCGAAATCGTCTATCCGACCGATGCGGTTACCGGCCAGATCGATGCGCAAGCCA
It includes:
- a CDS encoding extracellular solute-binding protein; amino-acid sequence: MLKWTLRRIIAGALASASIISVANAGELVVYTAHGEATSAPILDAFAKENPDVKVTVVRGGTGELIERLRAEGGNSSADVMWGGPTQTFEENAALFQSFESKSDADMVTNDPNRIWHPFTVLLQPLVVSTKRVEAGSIPRTQKDLVSQDFAKNGGLIIPDPAKSGTGYVILSALAGNFGWKFVGQMAKGARIAPGSDDAFNAVRDGEAAVGWINEDLGAKWKAQGLPIEIVYPTDAVTGQIDAQAIVKGAQHIEDAKSFIDFLGSKTAHEIVRDATVRRSARKDVTPPAALPDMATLTIVSAVDPRPVVVARFQELRGK